A section of the Amycolatopsis sp. AA4 genome encodes:
- a CDS encoding MFS transporter produces the protein MTTAQETRPNALRWWALGLIALAQFMVIMDTSIIGVALPRMRDALGFTPSTLSWVFNAYVIAFGGLLLLGGRLSDLFGARKLFAAGWAILLAGSVLAGAAGNVPVELAGRVVQGAGAALIAPSALTLLMMLFGSNPKELTKALALYGAAAPAGGTAGVFLGGVITEYLSWPWVFYLNVPIALLALFATRAVLPGGATGTRGTVDVFGALTVTLGLGTLVYGIVRAPEAGWAATGIAVAAGLALLAVFVVRQAKARTPLMRLSIFRAPRLGAANLAQVFLGAAWIPMWFFLNLYLQQVLGFRAFPAGAALLPMTALIMLGMIALAPRVIGRFGPKPPIVAGLLLLAIGLGWLALVRAEGTFWVDVLPASLVAALGMSLAFIPSLSTAISAARPEEGGLASGIVNTGYQVGSALGLAVMTALAAASGAGALGDPAALTNGYSVAFIGSAVIALAGAALAAVTFRRQ, from the coding sequence ATGACCACTGCCCAAGAAACCCGGCCGAACGCGCTCCGCTGGTGGGCGCTCGGACTGATCGCCCTGGCCCAGTTCATGGTGATCATGGATACCTCGATCATCGGCGTCGCGCTGCCGCGCATGCGCGATGCCCTCGGCTTCACGCCCAGCACGCTGTCGTGGGTCTTCAACGCCTACGTGATCGCCTTCGGCGGCCTGCTGCTGCTCGGCGGGCGGCTCTCGGATTTGTTCGGCGCCAGAAAGCTCTTCGCCGCCGGATGGGCGATTCTTCTGGCCGGTTCGGTGCTCGCCGGAGCCGCTGGGAACGTGCCGGTCGAACTCGCCGGCCGGGTCGTGCAGGGCGCGGGAGCCGCGCTCATCGCCCCATCCGCGCTGACGCTGCTGATGATGCTCTTCGGCAGCAACCCGAAGGAACTCACGAAAGCCCTTGCCCTGTACGGCGCGGCGGCTCCGGCCGGCGGCACCGCGGGAGTGTTCCTCGGCGGGGTGATCACCGAGTACCTGTCGTGGCCGTGGGTGTTCTACCTGAACGTGCCGATCGCGCTGCTCGCGCTGTTCGCCACTCGCGCCGTGCTGCCCGGGGGAGCGACCGGGACCCGAGGCACCGTTGACGTTTTCGGCGCGCTGACGGTCACGCTCGGCTTGGGCACGCTGGTGTACGGGATCGTCCGCGCTCCGGAGGCGGGCTGGGCGGCCACCGGGATCGCGGTCGCGGCCGGTCTCGCGCTGCTCGCGGTTTTCGTTGTCCGGCAGGCGAAAGCCCGCACCCCGCTGATGCGGCTGTCGATCTTCCGCGCCCCGCGGCTCGGCGCGGCCAACCTCGCGCAGGTGTTCCTCGGCGCGGCGTGGATTCCGATGTGGTTCTTCCTGAACCTCTACCTGCAGCAGGTGCTCGGCTTCCGCGCCTTCCCGGCGGGTGCGGCGCTGCTGCCGATGACCGCGCTGATCATGCTGGGGATGATCGCGCTGGCCCCGCGGGTGATCGGCCGGTTCGGCCCGAAGCCGCCGATCGTCGCCGGATTGCTGCTGCTGGCGATCGGGCTGGGCTGGCTCGCGCTGGTGCGCGCGGAGGGCACCTTCTGGGTCGACGTCCTGCCCGCGTCGCTGGTCGCGGCCCTGGGGATGTCGCTGGCGTTCATCCCGTCGCTCAGCACGGCGATTTCCGCGGCCCGGCCGGAAGAAGGCGGCCTCGCGTCGGGGATCGTGAACACCGGCTACCAGGTGGGTTCGGCGCTGGGACTGGCCGTGATGACCGCGCTGGCGGCCGCCTCGGGCGCGGGCGCGCTCGGCGACCCGGCGGCGTTGACGAACGGCTACTCGGTGGCGTTCATCGGCTCGGCCGTGATTGCCCTCGCCGGTGCTGCCCTGGCGGCGGTCACCTTCCGCCGCCAGTAG
- a CDS encoding DUF2871 domain-containing protein yields MTKKIYWAAAIYTILGLLGGLYYRELTKAEHFTGDTQLSIVHTHLLALGTLVFLIVLVLDKVFTLSATRSFAPFFWIYHAGMLVTVGGMVVHGTLTVLGKESGAAIAGIAGLGHILLTVAFVLLFVGLHGRIWKPAETKA; encoded by the coding sequence ATGACGAAGAAGATCTACTGGGCCGCCGCGATCTACACGATCCTCGGCCTGCTCGGCGGGCTGTACTACCGCGAGCTGACCAAGGCGGAGCACTTCACCGGCGACACCCAGCTGTCCATTGTGCACACCCACCTGCTCGCGCTCGGGACGCTCGTGTTCCTGATCGTCCTGGTGCTGGACAAGGTGTTCACGCTGTCGGCGACGAGGTCGTTCGCGCCGTTCTTCTGGATTTACCACGCCGGGATGCTGGTCACGGTCGGCGGGATGGTCGTGCACGGCACGCTCACCGTGCTGGGCAAGGAATCCGGCGCGGCGATCGCCGGGATCGCCGGGCTGGGGCACATCCTGCTGACGGTCGCATTCGTGTTGCTGTTCGTCGGCCTCCACGGGCGCATCTGGAAGCCCGCCGAGACAAAGGCGTGA
- a CDS encoding ABC transporter ATP-binding protein, which yields MSLHLSGITLTYPDGDSRLTALDQVHLHVPAGNVAAVVGPSGSGKSSLLAVAATLIRPDRGRVVVGGVDTTGLDRAALAELRRTKIGIVFQQPNLLASLTAAEQLEVMAHLNGTPRGEAAKRAKELLDAVGLADRATHRPGRLSGGQQQRVNIARALMNEPAVLLVDEPTSALDRDRGAAVVDLLTTITHQQATATVLVTHDRSHLEGVDSVHEVVDGRIHQPARAGAEENR from the coding sequence ATGAGCCTGCACCTGTCCGGCATCACCCTCACCTACCCCGACGGCGATTCCCGCCTCACCGCCCTCGACCAGGTCCACCTCCACGTGCCCGCCGGGAACGTCGCCGCGGTGGTCGGGCCGTCCGGCTCCGGCAAATCGAGCCTGCTCGCCGTCGCCGCGACGCTCATCCGGCCCGATCGCGGACGCGTGGTCGTCGGCGGCGTCGACACCACCGGCCTGGACCGGGCCGCGCTGGCGGAACTGCGGCGCACCAAGATCGGGATCGTGTTCCAGCAGCCGAATCTGCTCGCGTCGCTCACCGCGGCGGAACAGCTGGAAGTCATGGCGCACCTGAACGGAACACCGCGCGGCGAAGCGGCGAAACGCGCGAAGGAACTGCTCGACGCCGTCGGGCTCGCCGACCGGGCGACCCACCGGCCGGGGCGGCTTTCCGGCGGACAGCAGCAGCGGGTGAACATCGCGCGGGCGTTGATGAACGAGCCCGCCGTGCTGCTGGTCGACGAACCGACCAGCGCGCTGGACCGGGACCGCGGCGCGGCGGTCGTCGATCTGCTCACTACGATCACGCACCAACAGGCGACGGCAACCGTGCTGGTCACCCACGACCGCTCCCACCTCGAAGGGGTCGACTCGGTGCACGAGGTCGTCGACGGACGGATCCACCAGCCGGCCCGGGCCGGCGCCGAGGAGAACCGATGA
- a CDS encoding ABC transporter permease, whose protein sequence is MFVAWRDLRFAKGRFALMGTVVVLMTLLVGLLSGLTSGLAEKSTSAITGLAADHLVFADPGSGSLSFGQSTVTREQAEQYARMPGVTSAEPIAISTASAAAGERTATLAAFGVRNSRPGTVVLSTSAADALKAREGDQLTLQGQKVTVSAIDGDASYSHLPVVWTHFAGPNATVLAVAADSSADLSAADARLGTRTVTKDDALSAIGSYSAENGSLQLMRGFLFVISALVIGAFFTVWTIQRSRDIAVLKALGATTKYLLRDALGQAVVLLIGGTALGTGLAAALGAVASETVPFVLSVGTLLGPAAVLVVLGVLGAALAVRRITSVDPLTALTSGAH, encoded by the coding sequence ATGTTCGTCGCGTGGCGGGATCTGCGCTTCGCCAAGGGGCGGTTCGCGTTGATGGGGACCGTCGTCGTGCTGATGACGTTGCTGGTCGGGCTGTTGTCCGGGCTCACCTCGGGACTGGCCGAGAAGAGCACGTCCGCGATCACCGGGCTGGCGGCCGACCATCTGGTCTTCGCCGATCCCGGCAGCGGCTCGCTCTCGTTTGGACAGTCCACAGTGACCCGCGAGCAGGCCGAACAGTACGCCCGGATGCCCGGAGTGACCAGTGCGGAACCGATCGCGATCAGCACCGCCAGCGCGGCGGCCGGCGAGCGCACCGCGACGTTGGCGGCATTCGGAGTCCGGAACTCGAGGCCGGGCACGGTCGTCTTGTCGACGAGCGCCGCGGACGCGTTGAAGGCACGAGAAGGCGACCAGCTCACGCTGCAAGGCCAGAAAGTCACCGTGTCCGCCATCGACGGAGACGCGTCCTACAGCCATCTCCCGGTGGTGTGGACGCACTTCGCCGGTCCAAACGCGACAGTGCTCGCGGTGGCCGCCGATTCGTCCGCCGACCTCTCCGCCGCGGACGCGCGTCTCGGCACCCGCACCGTCACGAAGGACGACGCGTTGTCCGCGATCGGCTCCTACTCGGCGGAAAACGGCTCGCTCCAGCTCATGCGCGGCTTCCTGTTCGTGATCTCCGCGCTGGTGATCGGCGCGTTCTTCACCGTGTGGACGATCCAGCGCAGCCGCGACATCGCGGTGCTGAAAGCACTCGGCGCGACCACGAAGTACCTGCTGCGAGACGCGCTCGGGCAAGCCGTCGTGCTGCTGATCGGCGGAACCGCGCTCGGGACCGGGCTCGCCGCCGCGCTCGGAGCGGTCGCGTCGGAAACGGTGCCGTTCGTGCTCAGCGTGGGCACGTTGCTCGGCCCGGCCGCGGTGCTCGTGGTCCTCGGGGTGCTCGGCGCCGCGCTGGCGGTCCGCCGCATCACCTCCGTCGACCCGCTGACCGCACTGACCTCCGGAGCGCACTGA
- a CDS encoding sensor histidine kinase: MNPQTLDRPLRVLRVCLHLLLAGLLVLAVARAFAEGQPHAPAVLAGALAMGGVYTVGPLLPRIGRFPGATAGWLAVLGVAWLVLLWLTPDGVWLAFPLYFLQMHLLPTRWGPAVVALTTVLAIAGFTWHQGGFSVGVLLGPTLGAAVAIATVLGYQVLYRESEQRRQLIEELRETRNDLAAMEHSAGVLAERERLAREIHDTLAQGLSSIHLLLRAAERALPDRPEAAVPHVAQARQAAQDNLTEARRLVYALAPVELEGASLPAALERLCATTQQRSGLTVHFHLSGTPFDVPTAYEVALLRIAQSALANTVRHAAASRAELTLSYMDTSITLDAVDDGIGFDSQEVRGGSGFGLPAMRARARSLGGSWTVESAPGNGTALAVSFPVDSR, translated from the coding sequence GTGAACCCGCAGACCCTCGACCGGCCGTTGCGCGTGCTGCGCGTCTGCCTGCACCTCCTGCTGGCCGGGCTGCTGGTGCTCGCCGTCGCGCGCGCGTTCGCCGAGGGCCAGCCGCACGCGCCCGCGGTGCTGGCCGGGGCGCTGGCGATGGGCGGCGTCTACACCGTGGGCCCGCTGCTGCCCCGGATCGGCCGGTTCCCGGGCGCGACGGCCGGATGGCTGGCCGTGCTGGGCGTCGCGTGGCTCGTGCTGCTGTGGCTCACCCCGGACGGCGTGTGGCTGGCTTTCCCGCTGTACTTCCTGCAAATGCACCTGCTGCCGACGCGCTGGGGCCCGGCCGTCGTCGCGCTGACCACGGTGCTGGCGATCGCCGGTTTCACCTGGCACCAAGGCGGGTTCAGCGTCGGCGTGCTCCTCGGCCCGACGCTCGGGGCCGCGGTCGCGATCGCCACTGTGCTCGGTTACCAGGTGCTCTACCGCGAAAGCGAGCAACGGCGGCAGCTCATCGAGGAGCTGCGCGAGACCCGCAACGACCTGGCCGCGATGGAACATTCCGCCGGAGTCCTCGCCGAACGCGAACGATTGGCACGGGAAATCCACGACACCCTGGCGCAGGGTCTGTCGAGCATCCACCTGCTGCTCCGGGCGGCCGAACGCGCGCTGCCGGACCGTCCCGAGGCCGCGGTTCCGCACGTCGCTCAGGCCCGGCAAGCCGCCCAGGACAATCTCACCGAAGCCCGCCGTCTCGTCTACGCCCTGGCCCCGGTCGAACTGGAAGGCGCTTCGTTGCCCGCGGCGCTGGAACGTCTATGCGCGACCACGCAACAACGTTCCGGCCTGACCGTCCACTTTCACCTCAGCGGCACCCCGTTCGACGTGCCCACCGCGTATGAGGTCGCGTTGCTGCGCATCGCGCAGTCGGCGCTGGCCAACACTGTCCGGCACGCCGCCGCGAGCCGGGCCGAGCTGACCTTGAGTTACATGGACACGAGCATCACCCTGGACGCCGTGGACGACGGCATTGGTTTCGACTCGCAGGAAGTGCGCGGCGGCAGCGGATTCGGTCTGCCCGCCATGCGCGCCCGGGCCCGCTCCCTCGGCGGCTCGTGGACAGTGGAATCGGCGCCCGGCAACGGCACCGCGCTGGCCGTGAGCTTCCCGGTGGACTCGCGATGA
- a CDS encoding response regulator transcription factor: MIRLLLADDHPVVRAGLRAVLETEPDLEVVAEASSAEEAVRLAGGVDVVLMDLQFGSGMPGSEATAQITAAADAPKVLVLTTYDTDGDILAAIEAGATGYLLKDAPPEDLAAAVRNAAAGQTVLAPAVAHRLMNRMRTPAAALSPREIEVLGLVADGLSNLEISKRLFLSQATVKSHLVHIYAKLGVDSRTAAVAAGKARGLIRR; encoded by the coding sequence ATGATCCGCCTCCTGCTGGCCGACGACCATCCGGTCGTCCGCGCCGGATTGCGCGCCGTGCTGGAAACCGAACCGGACCTGGAAGTCGTCGCCGAGGCGTCCTCGGCGGAGGAAGCCGTGCGGCTCGCGGGCGGCGTGGATGTCGTCCTGATGGACCTCCAATTCGGCTCCGGAATGCCCGGTTCCGAAGCGACCGCGCAGATCACCGCGGCGGCGGACGCGCCGAAAGTCCTGGTCCTGACGACCTACGACACCGACGGCGACATCCTGGCCGCCATCGAAGCGGGCGCGACCGGGTACCTGTTGAAGGACGCCCCGCCGGAAGACCTCGCCGCCGCGGTGCGCAACGCCGCTGCCGGACAGACCGTCCTGGCTCCCGCGGTCGCCCACCGGCTGATGAACCGCATGCGCACCCCGGCGGCCGCGCTGTCGCCGCGGGAAATCGAGGTGCTCGGTCTGGTCGCCGACGGATTGTCGAACCTGGAGATCAGCAAACGGCTGTTTTTGAGCCAGGCCACGGTGAAATCGCATCTGGTGCACATTTACGCGAAACTGGGAGTGGATTCCCGGACGGCGGCGGTGGCGGCGGGGAAGGCGCGCGGGCTGATCCGCCGCTGA
- a CDS encoding GNAT family N-acetyltransferase yields the protein MRLRAVRPGDQRTLAGFDRDSVRARDPQVGGYRHWATHRAHSSPDGFHFAIETLHNRTLVGSVWVETDPYSGRFSYGVGIGPQHRRCGYAADAVALLLAFMFERCRYRACEVSVNGSNFASLSLHGELGFREEGRLRDAELLRGEIKYPVLMSITAEQFAERHLALEARGSSRSSSRGRHWRVQRPGRHRRIAYSAGS from the coding sequence GTGCGGCTGCGCGCGGTCCGTCCCGGCGACCAGCGCACCCTCGCCGGATTCGACCGGGACTCGGTCCGGGCGCGGGACCCGCAGGTCGGCGGCTACCGGCACTGGGCGACGCACCGCGCGCACTCCTCGCCGGACGGCTTCCACTTCGCGATCGAGACCCTGCACAACCGGACGCTGGTCGGCTCGGTGTGGGTCGAAACGGACCCATACTCCGGCCGGTTCAGCTACGGCGTCGGCATCGGCCCGCAGCACCGCCGCTGCGGTTACGCCGCCGACGCGGTCGCGCTGCTGCTGGCGTTCATGTTCGAGCGCTGCCGGTACCGGGCGTGCGAGGTGAGCGTCAACGGAAGCAACTTCGCCTCGTTGTCCCTGCACGGCGAGCTGGGCTTCCGCGAAGAGGGCCGGCTCCGCGACGCCGAGTTGCTGCGCGGGGAAATCAAGTACCCCGTTCTGATGAGCATCACCGCCGAACAGTTCGCGGAGCGTCACCTGGCCCTCGAGGCCCGCGGCTCCAGCCGGTCGTCGTCCCGCGGCCGGCACTGGCGGGTCCAACGCCCCGGACGGCACCGCCGGATCGCCTACTCCGCGGGCAGCTAG
- a CDS encoding VOC family protein has product MIKRIIAYSEGPDDAATREFYVQVLGLDVAMDDPVLGLRSNDHPAAQVLVLPPGSTDPVPRWGIDLGDPAAVEAAHAESIRRGLRVVYPLTEESWGVLRFFVEDPGGNVVNVLAHMTGSSRTE; this is encoded by the coding sequence GTGATCAAGCGCATCATCGCCTACAGCGAGGGCCCCGACGACGCCGCGACCCGCGAGTTCTACGTCCAGGTCCTGGGGCTGGACGTCGCCATGGACGATCCCGTTCTCGGCCTCCGCAGCAACGACCACCCGGCCGCGCAGGTGCTGGTCCTTCCTCCCGGAAGCACTGATCCCGTGCCGCGCTGGGGAATTGATCTCGGCGATCCGGCAGCGGTCGAAGCAGCCCACGCCGAGTCGATCCGGCGCGGGCTGCGGGTGGTTTATCCGCTGACCGAGGAATCGTGGGGAGTGCTGCGGTTTTTCGTCGAGGATCCGGGTGGCAATGTCGTCAATGTGCTCGCCCACATGACGGGGAGTTCGCGCACCGAGTAG
- a CDS encoding cytochrome P450 yields the protein MTGSETFPMARAAGCPFAPAPGLTERPPVSRVRLWDGSEPWLITRYADVRAVLADPRVSVDVAQPGFPHTNAVSKARDARMKTLMQLDPPEHPAQRRRLAPEFTVRRMAALRPRIQELVDDLLDQLLAGPDPADLVESFALPLPSLVICELLGVPYADRDFFQGVARTLVMDNPDPARAVAASEELNAYLEDLVAAKAAAPGDDLLSKLAASPEPMSPREIAVLGQLLLVAGHDTTAAMIALGTAVLLTHPEQFRDSSADPVEELLRYLSITHTEARRVALADLEIGGQLIRAGEGIIAVKSTANRDPLAFPDPDRFDVRRPARHHVAFGYGRHLCLGAPLARVELEIAFSTLRRRVPGLALAVPVDRLEFKENAVFYSVRELPVTWGGLPLGSSRGSSAGG from the coding sequence ATGACCGGCAGCGAAACGTTCCCGATGGCGCGGGCGGCAGGATGCCCGTTCGCCCCCGCGCCCGGATTGACCGAGCGGCCGCCGGTGTCGCGGGTGCGGCTGTGGGACGGCAGCGAGCCCTGGCTGATCACCCGGTACGCCGATGTCCGCGCGGTGCTGGCGGATCCGCGGGTCAGCGTTGACGTGGCACAGCCCGGTTTTCCGCATACCAACGCGGTCAGCAAGGCACGCGACGCGCGGATGAAGACCTTGATGCAGCTGGATCCGCCGGAGCACCCGGCGCAGCGGCGGAGGCTGGCCCCGGAGTTCACCGTCCGGAGAATGGCGGCGCTGCGGCCGCGCATTCAGGAGCTGGTCGACGATCTCCTCGACCAACTGCTCGCCGGGCCGGATCCGGCCGATCTGGTCGAGTCGTTCGCGCTGCCGCTCCCCTCGCTCGTGATCTGCGAACTGCTCGGCGTTCCCTACGCGGATCGCGACTTTTTCCAAGGTGTCGCCCGCACCCTCGTCATGGACAACCCTGACCCGGCGCGCGCCGTGGCCGCCAGCGAAGAGCTGAATGCGTATCTGGAAGACCTCGTCGCCGCGAAAGCCGCTGCCCCGGGCGATGATCTGCTGAGCAAACTGGCCGCCTCGCCCGAACCGATGTCCCCGCGGGAAATCGCCGTGCTAGGTCAGCTTCTTCTCGTGGCAGGCCACGACACCACCGCGGCGATGATCGCGCTGGGCACGGCTGTGCTGCTGACGCACCCCGAGCAATTCCGCGACTCGTCCGCCGATCCGGTGGAGGAACTGTTGCGCTACTTGTCGATCACGCACACTGAAGCACGCCGCGTCGCGTTGGCGGACCTCGAGATCGGCGGGCAGCTGATCCGCGCGGGCGAGGGCATCATCGCGGTGAAGAGCACCGCGAACCGGGACCCGCTGGCCTTCCCGGACCCCGACCGCTTCGACGTCCGCCGCCCCGCCCGGCACCACGTCGCCTTCGGCTACGGACGGCACCTCTGCCTGGGCGCACCGCTGGCGCGGGTCGAACTGGAGATCGCGTTCTCGACATTGCGGCGCCGGGTGCCGGGGTTGGCATTGGCGGTGCCGGTGGATCGCTTGGAGTTCAAGGAGAACGCGGTTTTCTACTCGGTGCGCGAATTGCCGGTTACCTGGGGAGGTTTGCCGCTCGGATCCTCTCGCGGCTCGTCGGCGGGCGGATAG
- a CDS encoding winged helix-turn-helix domain-containing protein: MDDRLPRQATADDLRALAHPLSWRILRLCLDSAWTNQQLAKRLEESPATVLRRVHALAEAGFLVAEPARRSDLGAWERPYRTTRRTWHLDLDQAGDPALTARVELATLDAHRAEMLEADPASIQQTRRGVVRLSDEAAAELQSRLDALLDEFVAREEPAGRRHSFLWSVVERPGEPDTAED, from the coding sequence ATGGACGACCGTCTCCCGCGCCAGGCGACCGCCGACGACCTCCGCGCGCTCGCACACCCGCTGAGCTGGCGGATTCTGCGGCTGTGCCTGGATTCCGCGTGGACGAACCAGCAGCTGGCGAAGCGGCTCGAGGAGTCCCCGGCGACCGTGCTGCGCCGGGTGCACGCGCTCGCGGAAGCCGGTTTCCTCGTCGCCGAACCGGCCCGCCGCAGCGACCTAGGGGCCTGGGAACGCCCCTACCGGACGACCCGGCGGACCTGGCATCTCGACCTCGACCAGGCAGGCGACCCGGCGCTGACCGCGCGCGTCGAACTGGCGACCCTGGACGCGCACCGGGCCGAAATGCTCGAAGCCGACCCCGCGTCGATCCAGCAGACCCGCCGCGGCGTGGTCCGGCTGAGCGACGAGGCCGCGGCCGAGCTGCAGTCGCGATTGGACGCGTTGCTGGACGAGTTCGTCGCGCGCGAAGAACCGGCCGGGCGCAGGCATTCGTTCCTGTGGAGCGTGGTCGAGCGCCCCGGCGAGCCCGACACCGCCGAGGACTGA
- a CDS encoding M20/M25/M40 family metallo-hydrolase gives MRRIESYVEQHRERHEAELAEWIGVPSVSATGEGMAEAAEFACALLRRSGLEARQVETGGWPLAVGHADGPPGSPHVVIYGHYDVQPAGPLAAWDSPPFEASIRDGRMYGRGTGDNKGQHLAQLLALRALAETGELPCSVTVLLDGEEEIGSPNLESALAGLRDEWDADLVLWSDGPVHDSGEPTVSLGVRGAVRFEIRVHGAPAALHSGNWGGVGPNPAWELVWLLSTMRSPEGEVLVKGIADGRVPLSPSERDALDALPVDVPAALAEVGLNRMDVPEGVGFNDRLALPAFSINSLSCSDEGEHRTVIPAVAVARCDIRTVGGQRASTVIEALRAHLAEHLPHAELHVPGGVMEASRTLPESPYTAVITDAVSAAAGRPALLVPAMGGSLPIASLSDGLGLPCYGIPLANVDEHNHGPNENFELARFHAGITAAANVLLELGKLR, from the coding sequence GTGCGCCGCATCGAGTCGTACGTCGAGCAGCACCGGGAGCGGCATGAAGCGGAGCTGGCCGAATGGATCGGCGTTCCCAGCGTGAGCGCCACCGGCGAGGGCATGGCCGAGGCGGCCGAGTTCGCCTGCGCGTTGCTGCGGCGCAGCGGGCTCGAAGCGCGGCAGGTGGAGACCGGTGGCTGGCCGCTGGCGGTCGGACATGCCGACGGGCCGCCCGGATCGCCGCACGTGGTGATCTACGGCCATTACGACGTCCAACCGGCCGGGCCGTTGGCCGCTTGGGACAGTCCGCCGTTCGAGGCGAGCATCCGGGACGGCCGGATGTACGGCCGCGGCACGGGCGACAACAAGGGGCAGCATCTCGCGCAGCTGCTTGCGTTGCGGGCGCTCGCCGAGACCGGGGAATTGCCGTGCAGCGTGACTGTGCTGCTCGACGGCGAGGAAGAAATCGGCAGTCCGAACCTGGAATCCGCGCTCGCCGGGTTGCGCGACGAGTGGGACGCGGACCTCGTGCTGTGGAGCGACGGCCCGGTGCACGACAGCGGCGAACCTACGGTCAGCCTCGGCGTGCGCGGTGCGGTCCGGTTCGAGATCCGGGTGCACGGCGCTCCGGCGGCGCTGCATTCGGGGAACTGGGGCGGGGTCGGCCCGAATCCCGCGTGGGAATTGGTGTGGCTGCTGTCGACGATGCGCTCTCCGGAAGGCGAGGTGCTGGTCAAGGGAATCGCCGACGGCAGGGTTCCGCTGAGCCCGTCGGAACGGGACGCGCTGGACGCGCTCCCGGTCGACGTTCCCGCCGCGCTCGCCGAAGTCGGCCTGAACCGGATGGATGTGCCGGAAGGCGTGGGGTTCAACGATCGCCTCGCCTTGCCGGCTTTCAGCATCAATTCGCTGTCCTGTTCGGACGAAGGCGAGCACCGCACGGTCATCCCGGCTGTCGCGGTCGCTCGCTGCGACATCCGGACGGTCGGCGGCCAGCGCGCCTCGACGGTCATCGAGGCGTTGCGCGCGCACCTCGCCGAGCACCTTCCGCACGCTGAACTGCACGTCCCGGGCGGAGTGATGGAAGCGTCCCGGACGCTGCCGGAATCGCCTTACACCGCGGTGATCACCGACGCGGTCAGCGCGGCTGCCGGACGTCCGGCGCTGCTGGTGCCCGCGATGGGCGGCAGCCTGCCGATCGCCTCGCTGTCCGACGGCCTCGGCCTGCCGTGCTACGGAATCCCGCTGGCGAACGTCGACGAGCACAACCACGGTCCCAACGAGAACTTCGAACTGGCCCGTTTTCACGCCGGAATCACCGCTGCCGCGAACGTCCTGCTCGAATTGGGCAAGCTCCGCTGA
- a CDS encoding MFS transporter, translated as MSIPAPDSPVVQTVPPPRASRIVLAATIGNTLEWFSLGAYTLFADVLAKQFFPASDPAVSLMLAFASVAVAYLIRPFGGMILGSYADRAGRKAALVWSIRIMAVASLLIAVMPNYATIGIAAPIGLVFANLLQGFSAGGEFGSATAYLVESNRKRRGFMGSWGAASQGLSTLLGIVFAAVLSAVLTEAQLGSWGWRIPFAFGLLIAPIGYYIRRHVEESPAFEEDAAEAPLREVLRSQKTRILVAMGAMAVSTAISYLIIYMPTFAIRNLGLPKSLAFTTTIVTQIVLTVLAPIAGRLSDRTGRIPLMAAACSAMLLAIFPLFLALNSEPTFAVMTAVMAAIGLVKVWYVGPLGTMMADVFPTRTRATGLSVSYNITASVFGGFTPLVVIWLIRVTGSNLAPSYYVMALAVLSLSALAFARRRLRVR; from the coding sequence ATGTCGATCCCTGCTCCCGATTCCCCTGTCGTCCAAACAGTTCCCCCGCCGCGTGCGTCCCGGATCGTGCTCGCGGCCACGATCGGCAATACCCTGGAATGGTTCAGCCTCGGGGCCTACACTTTGTTCGCCGACGTTCTGGCGAAGCAATTCTTCCCCGCTTCTGACCCAGCGGTGTCCTTGATGCTGGCCTTCGCCAGCGTCGCGGTCGCGTATTTGATCCGCCCGTTCGGCGGGATGATCCTCGGGTCCTACGCCGACCGCGCGGGCCGCAAAGCCGCGCTGGTGTGGTCGATCCGGATCATGGCGGTGGCCTCGCTGCTGATCGCGGTCATGCCGAACTACGCGACGATCGGGATCGCGGCCCCGATCGGGCTGGTGTTCGCCAACCTGCTGCAGGGCTTCTCGGCGGGCGGCGAATTCGGCAGCGCGACCGCGTACCTGGTGGAAAGCAACCGGAAACGCCGCGGTTTCATGGGCAGCTGGGGCGCGGCGAGCCAGGGGCTGAGCACGCTGCTGGGCATCGTGTTCGCCGCCGTGCTGAGCGCGGTGCTCACCGAGGCGCAGCTCGGCTCGTGGGGCTGGCGGATCCCGTTCGCCTTCGGCCTGCTAATCGCCCCGATCGGCTACTACATCCGGCGGCACGTCGAGGAATCCCCCGCGTTCGAGGAAGACGCCGCCGAGGCCCCGCTGCGGGAGGTGCTGCGCTCGCAGAAGACCCGGATCCTGGTCGCGATGGGCGCGATGGCGGTGTCCACCGCGATCAGCTACCTGATCATCTACATGCCGACCTTCGCCATCCGCAACCTCGGGCTGCCCAAATCGCTGGCCTTCACCACGACCATCGTCACCCAGATCGTGCTGACCGTCCTCGCCCCGATCGCCGGACGCCTGTCCGACCGGACCGGCCGGATCCCGCTGATGGCCGCGGCCTGTTCGGCGATGCTGCTGGCGATCTTCCCGCTGTTCCTGGCACTGAACAGCGAGCCGACGTTCGCCGTGATGACGGCGGTGATGGCCGCGATCGGCCTGGTGAAAGTCTGGTACGTCGGCCCGCTGGGCACGATGATGGCCGACGTCTTCCCGACCCGCACCCGGGCGACCGGGCTGTCGGTCAGCTACAACATCACGGCGTCGGTTTTCGGCGGATTCACGCCGTTGGTGGTGATTTGGCTGATTCGGGTCACCGGGAGCAATCTGGCGCCGAGCTATTACGTGATGGCGCTGGCCGTGCTGAGCCTGAGCGCACTGGCCTTCGCCCGGCGGCGGTTGCGGGTGCGCTGA